The following are encoded together in the Apodemus sylvaticus chromosome 11, mApoSyl1.1, whole genome shotgun sequence genome:
- the Lrrc8b gene encoding volume-regulated anion channel subunit LRRC8B, translating to MITLTELKCLADAQSSYHILKPWWDVFWYYITLIMLLVAVLAGALQLTQSRVLCCLPCKVEFDNQCAVPWDLLKASENSSSDTGLPLPLPLRIQNDLHRQQYSYIDAVCYEKQLHWFAKFFPYLVLLHTLIFAACSNFWLHYPSTSSRLEHFVSILHKCFDSPWTTRALSETVAEQSVRPLKLSKSKTLLSTSGGSADIDASKQSLPYPQPGLESPGIESPTSSVLDKKEGEQAKAIFEKVKRFRLHVEQRDIIYRVYLKQIIVKVILFILIITYVPYFLSYITLEIDCSIDVQAFTGYKRYQCVYSLAEIFKVLASFYVILVMLYGLTSSYSLWWMLRSSLKQYSFEALREKSNYSDIPDVKNDFAFILHLADQYDPLYSKRFSIFLSEVSENKLKQINLNNEWTVERLKSKLVRNQQDKVELHLFMLSGLPDNVFELTEMEVLSLELIPEVKLPAAVSQLVNLRELHVYHSSLLVDHPALAFLEENLKILRLKFTEMGKIPRWVFRLKNLKELYLSGCVLPEQLSTMHPEGFQDLKNLRTLYLKSSLSRIPQVVTDLLPSLQKLSLDNEGSKLVVLNNLKKMVNLKSLELLSCDLERIPHSIFSLNNLHELDLRENNLKTVEEIISFQHLPSLSCLKLWHNNIAYIPAQIGALSNLEQLFLGHNNIESLPLQLFLCTKLHYLDLSYNHLTFIPEEIQYLTNLQYFAVTNNNIEMLPDGLFQCKKLQCLLLGRNSLTDLSPLVGGLSNLTHLELTGNYLETLPVELEGCQSLKRSCLIVEDSLLSSLPLPVTERLQTCLDKC from the exons ATGATTACACTAACAGAGCTAAAATGCTTAGCAGACGCCCAATCATCCTACCACATCCTGAAGCCGTGGTGGGACGTCTTCTGGTATTACATCACCCTCATCATGCTGCTGGTGGCTGTGCTGGCCGGAGCCCTGCAGCTCACCCAGAGCAGGGTTCTGTGCTGTCTTCCCTGCAAGGTGGAGTTTGACAACCAGTGCGCTGTGCCTTGGGACCTCCTGAAAGCCAGCGAGAACTCGTCTTCTGACACGgggctgccgctgccgctgccgcttcGTATCCAGAACGACCTCCACCGGCAGCAGTACTCCTACATCGACGCCGTCTGCTACGAGAAACAGCTCCACTGGTTCGCCAAGTTTTTCCCCTACCTGGTGCTTCTGCACACCCTCATCTTCGCAGCCTGCAGCAACTTCTGGCTTCACTACCCCAGCACCAGCTCCAGGCTGGAGCACTTTGTGTCTATCCTCCACAAGTGCTTCGATTCCCCGTGGACCACCCGCGCCCTGTCGGAAACGGTGGCCGAACAGTCGGTGAGGCCCCTGAAGCTCTCCAAGTCCAAAACCTTGCTCTCAACCTCAGGGGGCTCCGCCGACATCGACGCCAGCAAGCAGTCATTGCCCTACCCGCAGCCAGGTTTGGAGTCGCCTGGCATAGAAAGCCCAACTTCTAGTGTCCTGGACAAGAAGGAGGGTGAACAAGCCAAAGCCATCTTTGAAAAGGTGAAGCGGTTTCGCCTGCATGTGGAGCAGAGGGACATCATCTACCGGGTGTACCTGAAGCAGATAATCGTCAAagtcatcctgtttatccttatTATAACGTACGTCCCGTACTTTCTCAGCTACATAACTCTTGAAATCGACTGTTCGATCGACGTGCAAGCGTTTACAGGCTACAAGCGCTACCAGTGTGTCTACTCCTTGGCAGAAATCTTCAAGGTCCTGGCTTCGTTTTATGTCATTCTGGTGATGCTGTATGGCCTCACCTCCTCCTACAGCCTGTGGTGGATGCTCAGGAGTTCCTTGAAGCAGTACTCCTTCGAGGCTCTCAGAGAGAAAAGCAACTACAGCGACATCCCCGACGTCAAGAACGACTTTGCCTTCATCCTCCACCTGGCCGACCAGTACGACCCCCTGTACTCCAAGCGCTTCTCCATCTTCCTGTCGGAGGTCAGCGAGAACAAACTGAAACAGATCAACCTCAACAACGAGTGGACGGTGGAGAGGCTGAAGAGCAAGCTCGTGAGGAACCAGCAGGACAAGGTGGAGCTGCACCTCTTCATGCTCAGCGGCCTCCCAGACAACGTCTTCGAGTTGACGGAGATGGAAgtgctgagcctggagctcatccCCGAGGTCAAGCTGCCGGCCGCCGTCTCCCAGCTCGTCAACCTCAGGGAGCTCCATGTGTACCACTCGTCCCTGCTGGTCGACCACCCCGCCCTGGCCTTCCTAGAGGAGAACTTGAAAATCCTCCGCCTGAAATTCACCGAGATGGGGAAGATCCCTCGCTGGGTGTTCCGCCTGAAGAACCTCAAGGAACTGTACCTGTCGGGCTGTGTCCTCCCCGAGCAGCTGAGCACCATGCACCCGGAGGGCTTCCAGGACCTGAAGAACCTGAGGACCCTCTACTTGAAGAGCAGCCTGTCCCGGATCCCCCAGGTGGTGACAGACCTGCTGCCCTCCCTGCAGAAGCTCTCCCTTGACAACGAGGGAAGCAAACTGGTTGTGCTGAACAACCTGAAGAAGATGGTCAACCTGAAAAGCCTGGAGCTCCTGAGCTGCGACCTGGAGCGCATCCCCCACTCCATTTTCAGCCTGAACAACCTGCATGAGCTGGACCTGAGGGAGAACAACCTCAAGACGGTCGAGGAGATCATCAGCTTCCAGCACCTCCCGAGCCTCTCCTGCCTGAAGCTCTGGCACAACAACATCGCCTACATCCCCGCTCAGATCGGAGCGCTGTCTAACCTGGAGCAGCTCTTCCTGGGTCACAACAACATCGAGAGCCTGCCCTTGCAGCTTTTTCTATGCACCAAACTGCACTACTTGGATCTAAGCTACAACCATCTGACCTTCATTCCCGAGGAGATCCAGTACCTGACCAATCTGCAGTACTTTGCTGTGACCAACAATAAC ATCGAGATGCTACCAGACGGGCTGTTCCAGTGCAAGAAGCTTCAGTGTCTACTCTTGGGAAGAAACAGCCTGACGGACTTGTCCCCTCTGGTGGGGGGGCTGTCAAACCTCACccacctggaactcactgggaaCTACTTGGAGACACTGCCTGTCGAGCTGGAGGGGTGTCAGTCCCTGAAGCGGAGTTGTCTGATTGTTGAGGACAGCCTGCTCAGTTCCCTTCCGCTCCCCGTGACAGAACGTCTACAGACGTGCTTAGATAAATGTTAA